The Arcanobacterium wilhelmae region GGCCGGTACCGACGTATGTTTGTGTTGCGGGCGTTGCGGCGGGGACGATGTCGGCGAGCGTTCCCTCACCGCTTCGCAACGCGCCGAGGAACGCGAGCCCGCGGCGGGCGACGTCGGGGCCCTTGGAGGGATCGTCCCAACGAGTCAGTTCGAGCGCGAGTGCGCCGTATTCCTTGCGCCAGTTCGTGATCCCTGCGCTCACCTTCGCCGCAGGAGCGACGCCCGCAAGCGCGGCCTCCATCATTCCGCGGCTCACCGCACTCGACGACGGCTTTCCGTTGACCAGTGGAAATTCAACGCCCATCTCGGCCCCTTTCGTTCATCTCCAGTGTATGCCAAACGCACAGCGTGCTGTGATCACGCGTTGTGTCATCGGCCGCGCAAACCTTGCTGGGCAAGAAAAAATCCCGATCAGAACTGATCGGGATTTTTCACAACTCGTAACGCTCAGGCGAGATCGAGCTTGCCCTGCTGAGCAGCCTTCGCCAGACGACGCGGGATGCGAACCTCGCGGCCACCAGCGTTGACCACCTGAAGCTCCGTGAGCTTGGCCTTCCACTGGGAACGGCGAGAGCGGGTGTTGCTGCGGGACATCTTGCGCTTGGGTACTGCCATGATCTCCGCTCCTTCCACTACTCCAGGCCGGCGGTTCCGGCCAAGTCTTTCCAGTTGCTCATTATCGAGCACACATCGGGATAGTCTAGCCGATTCGCTCCCCTCGCGCTAACCTGCGCAGGTGATGTGTGTCCAACCACACCGACGTCGTCGCGAGCATGGCATGGACTGCAATAATAGACGTATGTCTTTACTCCTTGCGCGCCAGAACTTGGAGCTCGCCGGCGAGCTCGAAATCAAGCGTTCGCGGTTCATCACCCGTATTCGGCGGGTCTCCAGCGCCGACGAGGCACGCGCCCTTGTGTCGGATTGCCGCGCCGAGTTCCCTGACGCCCGCCACCACTGCTCCGCGTTCGTCGTCTCGGTACCAGGAGCCCAGCCACTCCAACACTCCTCCGACGACGGCGAACCCTCCGGAACTGCAGGACGCCCGATGCTCGACGTCCTCACGGGAGCCGACCTGACCGACGTCGCCGCCGTCGTCGTACGCTACTTCGGCGGCACTTTGCTCGGTACGGGTGGGCTCGTACGCACCTACACCGACGCCGTCGCGGGCACGCTCGCGGGAGCCGCTGTTGTTCAGCGGGTTCCGTACGTAAGGGCGCGAGTTGCACTCATGCACTCGGTTGCCGGCAAGGTTGAGGCAGATCTGCGTGCCGCAGGCTACGAAATCGCGGATGTGAGATACGAAGCATCTCGGGTGCAGCTCGAGGTGGCCGTCGAGAGCCTCGATTCCTTTAATACCGCGCTTGCCGAGCTCACCTCAGGAGCCGCGAGCGCCACAGATGCTGGGGAAATTTGGGCCGAAGAACCAGCCGGAACCCTTTGACATTTGAATCATTCCGATTAAACTACCGAATGTAGTTGAAAGTTGTTACATCTGGAAGGTGGTGTTGAGATGACCGCGATGAACGTAGCCTCCACCACCCGTTGCCAGTGTCTGTAGGGCGTCGGGCTTTTCCCGTGCGCTGATGCGCTCGCTCGCCGCTCATTACTTCGCAACCCCCATTATTTTGCGCGCAACGCGCACTGACTTTGAAGGACACAAGATGACTATTTACAACAACGCAACCGAACTCGTCGGCCGCACCCCTCTCGTCCGCATTAACCGCCTGGGCGACGGCAACGCCAACATCATTGGCAAGCTCGAGTTCTTCAACCCCGCAAACTCGGTCAAGGATCGCATCGGCGTGGCGATCATCGACGCCGCCGAGAAGTCCGGTGCACTCAAGCCGGGCGGAATGATCGTTGAAGGCACCTCAGGCAACACAGGCATCGCACTCGCCTGGGTGGGCGCGGCTCGCGGCTACAAGGTGGTGCTCACCATGCCGTCGTCGATGTCGAAGGAGCGCCGTGCGCTTCTGCGCGGCTTCGGTGCCGAACTCGAACTCACGGACCCCGCCAAGGGCATGCAGGGCGCCGTGGACCGCGCCAAGGAGATCGTGGCTGAGAACCCTGGTTCGATCCTCGCCTCCCAGTTCGCCAACGAGGCAAACTCTGCGATCCACGAGGCAACCACCGGCCCGGAGATCTGGAACGACACCGAGGGCAACATCGATATTTTCATCGCAGGCATCGGCACCGGCGGCACCATCACCGGCACCGGCCACTACCTGAAGTCGCAGAACCCGGACGTTCAGGTGATCGCCGTTGAGCCGGCAGAATCGCCGTTGCTTTCCACCGGCACAGCCGGCTCCCACAAGATCCAGGGCCTCGGCGCAAACTTCGTGCCCGAGGTTCTCGACACGAACGTTTACGACGAGATCGTCACCGTGAAGTCCGACGACGCGATCGCTATGGCGCGCCGCGCAGCTCACGAAGAGGGCCTGATGGTGGGCATCTCCGCCGGCGCTGCACTCCAGGCCGCTGTCGAGGTAGCCGCACGCCCCGAGAATAAGGGCAAGAACATCGTGGCGATCATCCCCGATTTCGGTGAGCGCTACGTTTCTACCGCCCTCTTCGAGGGCCTGGTGGACTAAAACGCATAGGCATACGTAAGGAGTGGTGGAATACTGTGAGTATTCCACCACTCCTCGTCGGCTAAACAAAAGAAAGGGTCCCACATGGGCATTCTCGCCAGGATGCGAGGCGATCTCGCCGCAGCGATGGACAACGATCCAGCGGCGCGTAACCGCCTCGAAGTGGCGCTGACCTATTCGGGTGTCCATGCCGTGTGGGGATACCGGCTCGCTCACTCCCTGTGGAAACACAACGCCAAATTCGCCGCACGTGTGGTCTCACAAGGTGCCCGATTCTTGTCCGGCATCGAAATTCACCCCGGGGCTACGCTCGGTGAACGCCTCTTCATCGATCACGGCATGGGAGTTGTGATCGGCGAAACCGCCGAAGTTGGCGACGACGTGGTGATCTACCACGGCACCACACTTGGCGGAACCTCACGAAACGGCGGCAAGCGCCACCCCACCGTCGGCAACCGCGTAGTGATCGGCTCCGGAGCGAAAGTGCTCGGCCCGATCACCGTCGGCGACGATGCCCAAATCGGCGCCAACGCCGTCGTCGTCAAGGATGTGCCAGCTGGAAACACCGCCGTCGGCGTACCAGCGAAAAACCGCCCACAATCAAAGCCAGACGATCCGCTTATCGACCCAGCCCTGTGGATCTAAAAAACGGGCCCGGAAGCTTACGCTCCCGGGCCCGAAACTTCACTGTTTACTTGTTTTCATAGTCGCTCATCATCTCGATACGCGACTGGTGACGCGAGCTCGGATCAAACTCGAGCGAGAGGAAAATATCCACAAAACGCGTCGCCTCCTCGATCGAATGCTGGCGGGCACCAATCGAAATCACGTTCGCGTTGTTGTGTTCGCGGGCAAGCGTGGCAATCTCCTCGTTCCACACGAGCGCCGCACGCACACCCTTCACCTTATTCGCCGCCATCTGCTCGCCATTACCGGAACCCCCGATCACGATTCCGAGAGAACCCGGATCCGCCACAGTCGCCTCGCCACACGCGATACACACCGGCGGGTAGGCATCCAGCTTGTCGTATGTTTCGTAGCCGTGATCCACAACCTCGTGGCCGGCTGCTGTCAGATGCTCAACGAGGTGAGCCTTCAATTCAAAACCTGCATGATCTGCAGCAATATGTACGCGCATGCTCCTAGCATAACCCGTGCTGGCAACTGTTCTCATCCACTTTGCCCCATGTACACTCTTTTCATGGATATTGATGCAACTACCAAAGAAGTTCTTGCCGGCCTCGATCACTCCGTGCGCCCGCAAGACGATCTTTTTCGCCACGTCAACGGTGAGTGGTTGAAGACCGCCACCATTCCCGCTGATCAGTCCTCCACGGGCTCGTTCATCGATCTGCGCAACCAGTCCGAAGTGGATGTTCGTGCGATTATCGAAGAGCTCAGCGCAGATTCTTCAGATCCGGAAGAAGCACAGATCGCAGGCCTGTACGAGTCGTTTATGGACGAAGTGCGCGTGAACGCGCTCGGCGCCGCTCCCCTCACCGAGGATTTCGATCTCATCAACGGCGCCACCTCGAAGGATGAGCTCGCCACGGTTCTCGGCGGGCTCCTGCCCACCGGCGTGGACGTTCCGGCCTACCCATACGTCTCGAACGATAAGAACAACCCGGATTTCAACGCGGTCTACCTCTACCAGTCAGGCCTGGGCCTGCCGGACGAATCCTTCTACCGCGAGGAGCAGTACGCGGAGATTCTCGCGGCCTACCGCGAATTCGTGCCGGTGCTGTGGGCACTGACGACGGGCGCTGAAGCTGAGGTTGCACAAGAGGCCGCAGCCGCGATTTTGCGCGTTGAATCCGCTTTCGCTTCGCATCACCTCACGCCGGTGCAGATGCGCGACGCCGAAAAGACCAACAACGTCATGGCCTTCGGCGAGTTTGTGGCGAGCGCTCCGGGCTTTGCGTGGGCACCGTTCTTCGCGGCAGCCGGCCTGAGCGAAGAGAACATGGCGAAGTTGATCGTCACCTCGCCGTCGACGATGGCCGGTTTCGCCACCGAGTGGGAGAAGGCGGACCTTCAGGATCTGCGCACGTACGCCACCTGGCACGCGATCCTCGCCCGTGCCCCGTACCTGTCGGAAGAGATCTCGCAGGCGAACTTCAACTTCTACGGCAAGGTGCTCTCGGGTTCGGAGGTGCAGCGCGATCGTTGGAAGCGCGCCGTCGGCTTCGTGAACGGTGCTGTGGGCGAGGCCGTGGGTAAGCGTTACGTGGCTAAGCACTTCCCGCCGCGCTCGAAGGAGCTCATGGACCAGCTGGTGGCCGATCTTCTCCAGGCTTACCGCGAGTCGATCACCACGCTCGATTGGATGACGGAAGAAACGAAGGCAAAGGCTCTCGACAAGCTCGAGCACTTCACCACGAAGATCGGATACCCGGAAAAGTGGATCGATTACTCGGCGCTCGAGGTGAACGCCGAGGATCTCGTGGGTAACGTGCGCGCGTCGGCTCGCTTCGATTGGGCGCGCCAGATCGACGAGCTTTCGAAGCCGGTCGACCGCTCGAAGTGGC contains the following coding sequences:
- the rpmF gene encoding 50S ribosomal protein L32, encoding MAVPKRKMSRSNTRSRRSQWKAKLTELQVVNAGGREVRIPRRLAKAAQQGKLDLA
- a CDS encoding IMPACT family protein; translated protein: MSLLLARQNLELAGELEIKRSRFITRIRRVSSADEARALVSDCRAEFPDARHHCSAFVVSVPGAQPLQHSSDDGEPSGTAGRPMLDVLTGADLTDVAAVVVRYFGGTLLGTGGLVRTYTDAVAGTLAGAAVVQRVPYVRARVALMHSVAGKVEADLRAAGYEIADVRYEASRVQLEVAVESLDSFNTALAELTSGAASATDAGEIWAEEPAGTL
- the cysK gene encoding cysteine synthase A, translated to MTIYNNATELVGRTPLVRINRLGDGNANIIGKLEFFNPANSVKDRIGVAIIDAAEKSGALKPGGMIVEGTSGNTGIALAWVGAARGYKVVLTMPSSMSKERRALLRGFGAELELTDPAKGMQGAVDRAKEIVAENPGSILASQFANEANSAIHEATTGPEIWNDTEGNIDIFIAGIGTGGTITGTGHYLKSQNPDVQVIAVEPAESPLLSTGTAGSHKIQGLGANFVPEVLDTNVYDEIVTVKSDDAIAMARRAAHEEGLMVGISAGAALQAAVEVAARPENKGKNIVAIIPDFGERYVSTALFEGLVD
- the epsC gene encoding serine O-acetyltransferase EpsC, with product MGILARMRGDLAAAMDNDPAARNRLEVALTYSGVHAVWGYRLAHSLWKHNAKFAARVVSQGARFLSGIEIHPGATLGERLFIDHGMGVVIGETAEVGDDVVIYHGTTLGGTSRNGGKRHPTVGNRVVIGSGAKVLGPITVGDDAQIGANAVVVKDVPAGNTAVGVPAKNRPQSKPDDPLIDPALWI
- a CDS encoding ribose-5-phosphate isomerase → MRVHIAADHAGFELKAHLVEHLTAAGHEVVDHGYETYDKLDAYPPVCIACGEATVADPGSLGIVIGGSGNGEQMAANKVKGVRAALVWNEEIATLAREHNNANVISIGARQHSIEEATRFVDIFLSLEFDPSSRHQSRIEMMSDYENK
- a CDS encoding M13 family metallopeptidase encodes the protein MDIDATTKEVLAGLDHSVRPQDDLFRHVNGEWLKTATIPADQSSTGSFIDLRNQSEVDVRAIIEELSADSSDPEEAQIAGLYESFMDEVRVNALGAAPLTEDFDLINGATSKDELATVLGGLLPTGVDVPAYPYVSNDKNNPDFNAVYLYQSGLGLPDESFYREEQYAEILAAYREFVPVLWALTTGAEAEVAQEAAAAILRVESAFASHHLTPVQMRDAEKTNNVMAFGEFVASAPGFAWAPFFAAAGLSEENMAKLIVTSPSTMAGFATEWEKADLQDLRTYATWHAILARAPYLSEEISQANFNFYGKVLSGSEVQRDRWKRAVGFVNGAVGEAVGKRYVAKHFPPRSKELMDQLVADLLQAYRESITTLDWMTEETKAKALDKLEHFTTKIGYPEKWIDYSALEVNAEDLVGNVRASARFDWARQIDELSKPVDRSKWLMTPQTVNAYYMPPTNEIAFPAAILQPPFFQPDADPAWNYGAIGAVIGHEIGHGFDDQGSKYDGTGQLNNWWTDADRTEFEKRTAALVGQYDAYVPAQLGEDSPHHVQGALTLGENIGDLGGLSIGLKAYDIACKRAGLAGSADAPVIEGYTGVQRVLLSYGRIWQEIRRDELMIQRVATDPHSPAEFRANGVVKNVDAFAEAFDVKEGDALYLPPEDRVRIW